In uncultured Desulfovibrio sp., the sequence CCGCCGATCAGAAGGCCTTTCTGGACAAGAGCGACTTTGTGCCGGAAAACCTGCTGGGCAGCCGCTGGGTCAAGGCGCTGGTGACCGGCACCAATGCCCAGGGCGTGCAGGTTGCCCTGGGCAGGGGCTACGTGGGCGTCATTCCTCCGGCCAACATGGCCTGGGCACGCAACAAGGTGGTGACGCGCGCCGCCTCCGGCGCCGGCCGTTCCTCGCGTCAGGCGCTCAGCGCCGGCGACCTCATCTGGGTCTCTGCCGCCGAAAGCACGACAACCGTAACCGACGCCAAAACCAAGAAGAAAAGCCGCCAGACCGTCGCCTATGACTCTTCCCTGGTGCGTCCCGGCACGCCCATCCCCCTGTATCTGCAACAAATCCCCGAAGTCCAGGGTGCCCTGGCCTCCATCGAGCCGCAAAGCGGCGATGTGGTGGCCCTCATCGGCGGCTACCAGTTTGGCAACAGCCACTTCAACCGCGCCACGCAGGCCCGCCGTCAGCCCGGTTCCAGCTTCAAGCCCATTGTCTATTCGGCCGCGCTGGACCTGGGCTTCACCCCCACTTCCGAGCTGCTGGACGGCCCCTTTGTCTACGTGAATCCGCAGACCAATGAAGTGTGGCGTCCCTCCAACTACGAGGGCAGCTACAAGGGCATCATGCCCCTGCACCGCGCCCTGGCCCTTTCCCGCAATACCACCACGGTGCGCGTGGCCAGCACCATCGGCATAGAAAATGTCATCCAGCGTGCCAAGGCCCTGGGCCTTGAACCCAATTTCCCGGCCGAGCTGGCCATCTGCCTGGGCGCCGTGGACGTGACGCCCCTCAACCTCACCCAGGCCTATGCCGCCTTTGCCAACGGCGGCATGGGTGTGCGCCCCCGCATCATCACCTCCATCAAGGACGCCGAGGGCCGCGAACTCTACCGGCAGGACCCCGAGCACTGGCAGGCCATCAGTCCTCAGAATGCCTACCAGATGGCCATGCTGCTCAAGGAAGTGGTCAATACCGGAACCGGCGGCCGCGCCCGCGTTCCCGGGCATGACAATATCGGCGGCAAGACCGGCACCACCAATGAGGAACGCGACGCCTGGTTTGTGGGCTTTTCGCCCTACCTGGCCACTGGGGTCTACGTGGGCTTTGACCAGGTGCGCTCCCTTGGCCGCCGCGAACAGGGCGGACGCACCGCTGCCCCCATTTTCCGCTACTACCGCACGGCGGTGGAAGACCTGTACAAGGACAGCCCGCAGGACTATGTCATGCCGCCCGGCATCACCGTGGTCGACGGGCTGGCCTTTCAGGGCGAAGCCGTTCCCGGACTTTCCGCCGTGGACGGCAGCGCCGTGGACAGCAGCGCCGACGGCGGCAGCGTCGATACCTCCTCAGGGGGGGAAGCCCTCATGCGGCAGCTGTTCTAGCGCCTCCGGCCTCCCGCCGCACGGCGGACGGGAAAACCCGCCGCCCCGTAGCTGAGGCCGGCAGGGCATCCGGTGCCCGCTCGTTTCCGTATTCATTCACCCGCCGCCGGATACGGCAAGGTCCGGCGGCCTGCAACGCCCCGCAAAGGACGCATCATGATTCCCTACGGCTCCCTGGTTGTCTATGTCACCCCCAAGGGCAAGCGCTACATCAAACGACTGGAAGAAGGCAACGACTGGCACAGCAATGACGGCGTGCTCACAGCCGCGCAGGTGCATGCCGTGGACTTCGGCAGCGAAGTGCTCACCAGCCTGGATGTGCCCATCCGCGTACTGGAAGCGACCCTGATGGATCGCCTTCAGGGCCTCAAGCGCCAGACACAGGTCATCTACGCCAAGGACATTGCCTATATTGCCCTTCGCCTCGGCGCCGGCCCCGGCCGCACCATCATCGAGGCCGGCTGCGGTTCCGGCGGCATGACCTGTGGTCTTTCCTGGTTCTGCGGCCCCACGGGCCGTGTGGAAAGCCATGAAGCCCGCGAGGAATTTGCCAAGCTCGCCCGCCGCAATCTGGACTGGGCCGGCCTGGGCGACAATGTGACCATCCACCACCGCGACGTTGCCGACGGCTTCTGCGTCAGCAATGCCGACGCCCTCTTTCTGGATGTGCGCACGCCCTGGGAATACCTGGACCAGGCCCTTGCCGCCGTGCGCCCCGGCGGCATGTTCGGCTTTCTGCTGCCCACGGTGGAGCAGGTGAGCAAGCTGCTGCTGGGCATCGAGCAGCGCTCCTTTGCCGAAGTGGAAGTCTGCGAAATTCTCATCCGCCGCTGGAAGCCCATTGCCGACCGCCTGCGCCCTGAAGACCGCATGACAGCGCACACGGGCTTTCTGGTCTTCTGCCGGCATCAGGAACGCAGCGAAGCCTTTGAATCCTTTGTGCCGCTGGGCACCCGCCAGCGCAAGCAGGAAGCGGCCCGGCAGGCCCGTCTGGCCGAAGCCGGCGCAGACCCCTATGCCGCTGGCAAGTAGCCGGCCGGCAGCACCAAAGGGATAACGCTCCCGCCGTGGCAATAACGGAGACGCAATGAATCCGTGGCTCACCCTCATCTGTGCCGGCCTCATGGAAATGGGCTGGCCCGTGGGCTTCAAGCTGGCCCAGCAGCCTTCCTGGCGCTGGCCGGGCATCCTCTTTTCCGTGGTCAGCATGGCGCTCAGCGGCTATCTGCTCTTTCTGGCCCAGCGGCATATTCCCCTGGGAACGGCCTATGTGGTCTGGACAGGCATGGGCGCTGTGGGCACGGTTCTCATCGGGGCGGTCTTCTTTGGGGACCCCCTCCATTTGGGCCGCATTCTGGGCGTAAGCCTGGTGCTTGCGGGGGTCATCATCCTCAAACTTTCCGCCTGACAATGACAAAAAAAGGAGGCTCCCCAGGGAGCCTCCTTTTTGCTTGGCGTCTTCGGCCAGCATCCGCAAAATGTTCAGGGGCGGGGCAACGCGGCCAGCGGCCGGCCCAGCACCAGCGGCAGAAGGTCAGGCGCAAGGGCCTGCCGCTCCACACACAGTTCCCGGAATGCCCTGTCATATCGTTCCATTTCCGCCCGACGGGCACGGGCCGTATCCGAGGTCTCGGCGCAGCAGCGAAAATACTCGACCGCCGAACAGGCCTCTTCATGCGCCCGGGCCAGCTGCGCCCACAGGGCGGCCCGTGGTTCACGTTCCGCCAGCAGGGCAAAAAGCTGTTCCCGATGCAGGAAATTCCCCCGCTCCATGAGCTGCTCCAGCGGTGCCGTATCCCGGCAGAACAGGGTACGGCATTGCAGGGGGCGATGGGCATGTACGGCGCACACGCTCACGCCGTCTGCGCTGTCCAGATAGCGGCAGCGCCAGGGATGCAGGCTGTCGCCGGCGCCAGCCAGCTTGAGCATTTCCACGGACAGGGGGGCCACATTGTCCTTGCCGGGCACAGAGGCCGTCGTCTGGCTGCCGCCGCCGTCATGGCGCGCCCATTCGCCTGCCCGCAGGCAGACCACGGCGTCCAGCGGCAGCCAGCCTTCCCGCAGCAGCGGTGCGTCCTCCTGCATGAGGGTGGGGCCGCCCCGGCGGCAGCATTCACCGCAGCGATGGCACTCAGGCATGCGCATCCTCCTGGCCTGCCCTGCCCGTGTCATGGAAGCGGCCGCCAAAATGCCGCCCCAGCCAGCGGGAGAGCTTTTCCATGTAATAGTAGTACACCGGCGTAATGTAGAGCGTCACCAGCTGCGAGAAGCACAGACCACCCACCACCACCAGGCCCAGCGGGCGGCGGGCCTCGGCCCCGGCGCCCATGCCGATGGCAATGGGCAGCGCGCCCATGAGCGCGGCCATGGTGGTCATCATGATGGGACGGAAACGCACGTGACAGCCCTGCGTGATGGCCTGCAATGGCGTGCAGTCAGGGTCATGACGCTGGATTTCCAGGGCAAAGTCCAGCATCATGATGGCATTTTTCTTCACAATGCCCAGCAGCATGATAACCCCCACAAAACCGTAGAGATCCAGCGGCTGATTGAAAAGCCAGAGCGTGGCCAGAGCGCCGAAACCGGCGGACGGCAGGCCGGACAGAATGGTCAGGGGGTGGATGAAGCTCTCGTACAGGATGCCCAGCACCAGATAGATGACCACAATGGCCAGCAGCAACAGCCAGCCCATGCCTGTCAGGGAATCCTGAAAGGCCTGCGCCGTGCCCTGCGATTCGGCCGTCACGGAATCGGGCAGCAGGGGCAGGGCCGTGCGTTCCACGGCGGCCAGGCCCTCGCTCAGGGCCACGCCCGGACGCAGATTGTAGGAAATGGTCACGGCCGGGAACTGCCCGGAATGGTTCACCGAGACCGGCCCCACGCCGGCTTCCACCCGCGCCAGGGTGGAAAGGGGAATGAGGTCGCCCGACGAGGCGCGGACATAGAGGCGCGACAGGGCATCCGGCGACTGCTGGAAGGATTTGAGCAGCTCCACAAAGACCGTATAGTCATTGCTGGGCGCATAGATGGTGGAAATTTCCCGCGAGCCGTAGGCCGATTGCAGCGCCAGCTCGATCTGGCTGGCGCTGACCCCCAGCGCCGCGGCGCGGTCACGATCGATATTCACCCGCAATTCGGGATTGCGCAGTTGCAGGTCGCTGTTCACGTCCTGAATTTCCGGAACCAGCCGCAGGGCATCCTCCACCTTCTGGGCGCAGTCAAACAGCTCCGCCATATTGGGACCGAAAAGCGTATACTGATACAACGCCTTGGACGCGCGCCCCCCGATATTGATGGACGGCGGCACACGCAGAAAGACCCGCAACGCCGGCGAGGCATTGAGCTTTTTCCGCAGGCGCTCGGCCACCTGGTTGATCCCTTCGCGCTGATCATAGGGCTTGAGGCGAATCATGAGCGTACCGTTGCTCATGCTCTGGCTGCTGCCCACAATACCCACCACGGAACTGAACATGGCCACGTCCGGGTCGTCCCGCAGCAGGGCGTCCAGGGCATGCTGGGCCTGTACCATGCCCTGAAAGGAAATGCCCTGTTCCGCTTCGGTATTGCCGCCAATGAAGCTCATGTCCTCCGAGGGCAGAAAGCCCTTGGAAATGATCACGGCCAGCCAGCCCGTGAGCAGCAGCAGCACGCCGGATGCCAGCAGGGTCAGCCGGCGGTGCCGCAGCACCACGTCCAGCGAGCGGGCATAGGCCTGGGCCAGCAGGTCAAAGGCCCGCTCCATCTTGCCGTAAAGGCCCTCATAGCCTGCCCGGTGCTGACGCTGTGCCCGCAGAAAGTAGGCGCAGAGCATGGGCGTGAGCGACAGGGAAACCACCCCGGAAAACAGGATGGCCGTGATGATGACCACCGCAAATTCGTAGAACAGGCGCCCCACAATGCCGCCCATGAACAGCACGGGAATGAAGACCGCTGCCAGGGAAACGGTCATGGAAAGAATGGTGAAGCCGATCTCGCGCGAACCGTCATAGGCGGCCGTCACCGGGTCCTTGCCCATTTCCTGATGGCGCACGATATTTTCCAGCATGACGATGGCATCGTCCACCACAAAGCCCACGGCCAGCGTCAGGGCCATGAGCGAAAGGTTGTCCAGGCTGAAGCCCATGACGGACATAACCGCAAAGGTGGAAATGACGGACATGGGCAGGGCCAGGCTGGGGATGATGGTGGCCGGCAGATTGCGCAGAAAGATGAAGATGACCAGAACCACCAGAAAGACCGTGAGCACCAGGGTAAACTTGACCTCGGCCACGGACTCGCGGATGGATTCGGAACGGTCATAGAAAATTTCCACACCCACGGAGGGCGGCAGCTGGCGCTGCAATTCGGGCAGCAGGGCGCGAATGGCGTCCACCACCTCTACCGTATTGGCGCCGGGCTGGCGCTCCACGGCCAGGGAGATGCTGGGCACGCCGTCATTGCTCCAGGCAAGCTGCTTGTCCTGCTCCACACTGTCCACTACCGTGCCGATGTCACGCAGGCGCACCGGCGCACCGTCCCGATAGGCTACCACCACATCACGGAAGGCCCGGGCATTTTCCAGCTGGCCGGAAGCTTTGATGGATTGCGAGCGCTGTGCCCCGTCCAGCGAACCCGTGGGCAGCTTGCTGTTGGCGGCCATGATGGCATCGCTCACCTCGTCAATGCCCAGGCCGCGCGAGGCCAGGGCATCCGGGTCCAGCTGCACGCGCACGGCGTATTTCTTCTGTCCGTAGACCACCACCTGGGCCACGCCCTTGACCATGGAAAGGCGCTGACCGATGAGCGTGTCCGCATATTCGTTGAGTTCGTACAGCGGCAGGGTGGGAGAACTGACCCGCAGGTAGAGAATGGGCCAGTCCGCGGGATTGACCTTACGAAAACTGGGCGAATTGGTCATATTGGTGGGCAGGCGGCGTTCCGCCAGGCCGATGGCCGCCTGCACATCCAGCGCCGCCGCATCAATGTCCCTGTCCAGGGCAAACTGGATGGTGATGCGCGTGCGCCCCGTGGCATTGACCGACGAGATGGAGTCAATGCCCGCAATGGTGAAAAATTCCTTTTCCAACGGCGTCGCCACAGAGGCGGCCATGGTCTCCGGGTCTGCCCCGGAAAGATCGGCCGTCACCTGAATGGTGGGAAAGTCCACGTTGGGCAGCTGGTTGACGGGCAGATTCACATAGCCCGTGATGCCGAAAAAGAGCAGCCCCAGCATGATGAGCACCGTGGCCACGGGACGCCGGATGAAAAGGGCGGTGATGTTCATGAACTCAGCCCAGCAGATTGCGGAACAGCAGGAAGAAGCCCAGCCCCACGCAGAGTACGCCGATGATGATGCGCAGCGTGCGCACCGGCAGATACATGACAATGCGCATGCCGATCCAGAAGCCCAGCACAAGGGCCACGGTCAGCCAGAACAGGGCGCCCCACAGCATGTGCCCGGCCATGGCATTGCCCACCGTGGCCGTCAGAATGATGCCCACCTGCATGAGCATGGCCGCGCCCATGGAAATCAACGGCGAATAGCCCACGGCCACCATCCACGGAATGGACAGCACGGCACCGCCGGCGCCGGTCATGCCGGCCATGAAGCCCGTGAAGGCCCCGATGCAGAACA encodes:
- a CDS encoding multidrug efflux SMR transporter, with product MNPWLTLICAGLMEMGWPVGFKLAQQPSWRWPGILFSVVSMALSGYLLFLAQRHIPLGTAYVVWTGMGAVGTVLIGAVFFGDPLHLGRILGVSLVLAGVIILKLSA
- a CDS encoding tRNA (adenine-N1)-methyltransferase, encoding MIPYGSLVVYVTPKGKRYIKRLEEGNDWHSNDGVLTAAQVHAVDFGSEVLTSLDVPIRVLEATLMDRLQGLKRQTQVIYAKDIAYIALRLGAGPGRTIIEAGCGSGGMTCGLSWFCGPTGRVESHEAREEFAKLARRNLDWAGLGDNVTIHHRDVADGFCVSNADALFLDVRTPWEYLDQALAAVRPGGMFGFLLPTVEQVSKLLLGIEQRSFAEVEVCEILIRRWKPIADRLRPEDRMTAHTGFLVFCRHQERSEAFESFVPLGTRQRKQEAARQARLAEAGADPYAAGK
- a CDS encoding YkgJ family cysteine cluster protein gives rise to the protein MPECHRCGECCRRGGPTLMQEDAPLLREGWLPLDAVVCLRAGEWARHDGGGSQTTASVPGKDNVAPLSVEMLKLAGAGDSLHPWRCRYLDSADGVSVCAVHAHRPLQCRTLFCRDTAPLEQLMERGNFLHREQLFALLAEREPRAALWAQLARAHEEACSAVEYFRCCAETSDTARARRAEMERYDRAFRELCVERQALAPDLLPLVLGRPLAALPRP
- a CDS encoding PBP1A family penicillin-binding protein, producing the protein MKFSRLVKNVLLSFLLLIFLGGVAAVGGVVLLFYWASRDLPDLDRLIHYDAPQATVVLARDGSILGTLAHERRYNIKLSDMSRYLPMAFLAVEDDNFYRHPGVDVVAIARAAIHNFQQGHTGQGGSTITQQIIKQLLLTSERSYTRKMKEALLAYKLEQSLSKDDILLTYLNYIYLGQHAYGVEAAARTYFGKHASDLTLAECAVIAGLPQAPSAYNPFRHPEAAQARQRHVLERMRVLQWISEEEYQQAVAEPLVYWSMPDGRDGAAEWYLEEARRLLIEFFTERNLEALGVKTPRYGEDYVYEAGLTVQTAMDPVQQDAAGAALRRGLEELDKRQGWRGPISHLSTADQKAFLDKSDFVPENLLGSRWVKALVTGTNAQGVQVALGRGYVGVIPPANMAWARNKVVTRAASGAGRSSRQALSAGDLIWVSAAESTTTVTDAKTKKKSRQTVAYDSSLVRPGTPIPLYLQQIPEVQGALASIEPQSGDVVALIGGYQFGNSHFNRATQARRQPGSSFKPIVYSAALDLGFTPTSELLDGPFVYVNPQTNEVWRPSNYEGSYKGIMPLHRALALSRNTTTVRVASTIGIENVIQRAKALGLEPNFPAELAICLGAVDVTPLNLTQAYAAFANGGMGVRPRIITSIKDAEGRELYRQDPEHWQAISPQNAYQMAMLLKEVVNTGTGGRARVPGHDNIGGKTGTTNEERDAWFVGFSPYLATGVYVGFDQVRSLGRREQGGRTAAPIFRYYRTAVEDLYKDSPQDYVMPPGITVVDGLAFQGEAVPGLSAVDGSAVDSSADGGSVDTSSGGEALMRQLF
- a CDS encoding efflux RND transporter permease subunit; protein product: MNITALFIRRPVATVLIMLGLLFFGITGYVNLPVNQLPNVDFPTIQVTADLSGADPETMAASVATPLEKEFFTIAGIDSISSVNATGRTRITIQFALDRDIDAAALDVQAAIGLAERRLPTNMTNSPSFRKVNPADWPILYLRVSSPTLPLYELNEYADTLIGQRLSMVKGVAQVVVYGQKKYAVRVQLDPDALASRGLGIDEVSDAIMAANSKLPTGSLDGAQRSQSIKASGQLENARAFRDVVVAYRDGAPVRLRDIGTVVDSVEQDKQLAWSNDGVPSISLAVERQPGANTVEVVDAIRALLPELQRQLPPSVGVEIFYDRSESIRESVAEVKFTLVLTVFLVVLVIFIFLRNLPATIIPSLALPMSVISTFAVMSVMGFSLDNLSLMALTLAVGFVVDDAIVMLENIVRHQEMGKDPVTAAYDGSREIGFTILSMTVSLAAVFIPVLFMGGIVGRLFYEFAVVIITAILFSGVVSLSLTPMLCAYFLRAQRQHRAGYEGLYGKMERAFDLLAQAYARSLDVVLRHRRLTLLASGVLLLLTGWLAVIISKGFLPSEDMSFIGGNTEAEQGISFQGMVQAQHALDALLRDDPDVAMFSSVVGIVGSSQSMSNGTLMIRLKPYDQREGINQVAERLRKKLNASPALRVFLRVPPSINIGGRASKALYQYTLFGPNMAELFDCAQKVEDALRLVPEIQDVNSDLQLRNPELRVNIDRDRAAALGVSASQIELALQSAYGSREISTIYAPSNDYTVFVELLKSFQQSPDALSRLYVRASSGDLIPLSTLARVEAGVGPVSVNHSGQFPAVTISYNLRPGVALSEGLAAVERTALPLLPDSVTAESQGTAQAFQDSLTGMGWLLLLAIVVIYLVLGILYESFIHPLTILSGLPSAGFGALATLWLFNQPLDLYGFVGVIMLLGIVKKNAIMMLDFALEIQRHDPDCTPLQAITQGCHVRFRPIMMTTMAALMGALPIAIGMGAGAEARRPLGLVVVGGLCFSQLVTLYITPVYYYYMEKLSRWLGRHFGGRFHDTGRAGQEDAHA